Proteins found in one Quercus robur chromosome 2, dhQueRobu3.1, whole genome shotgun sequence genomic segment:
- the LOC126702807 gene encoding LOW QUALITY PROTEIN: RNA exonuclease 4-like (The sequence of the model RefSeq protein was modified relative to this genomic sequence to represent the inferred CDS: inserted 2 bases in 1 codon; substituted 1 base at 1 genomic stop codon), producing the protein MEHFVEHMRTSYHSVHEPTCRICKKHCRSFESLRGHLIGPLPKEECKRIFSNRGCKFCLVILYALKLHQEICQLPSGVLSQLANLSIFDHLTIDNVQIRGPQVVALACKMVDGGGSDGSLDLCAGVCLIDEYESIIYHTYVKPPTPATNYRYQTTGIRAEYLREALPLSQAQRKIQDLLYNREPMRKLRPTDGKASILVGHTLDRDLSLLQINYPATMMRDTAKYPPLMQTNKLSNSLKYIAKTYLGYDIQAGSEDPYEDCVASMRLYKRMRSQVHKKGTXSTKXQNQNNFALWRQSELEKMTPEQLLEISRSDFYCWCLDSQG; encoded by the exons ATGGAGCACTTTGTGGAGCACATGAGAACCTCATATCATTCAGTTCATGAACCCACATGCAGAATTTGCAAAAAACATTGCAGATCTTTTGAATCTCTAAGGGGACATCTTATTG GCCCACTGCCAAAAGAAGAATGCAAAAGAATTTTCAGCAATCGAGGATGCAAATTCTGCCTAGTTATcctct ATGCACTCAAGTTGCACCAAGAAATTTGCCAACTCCCCAGT GGAGTGCTTTCTCAATTGGCTAACTTGAGCATTTTTGATCATTTGACTATCGATAATGTTCAAATAAGAGGGCCACAAGTAGTTGCACTCGCTTGCAAAATGGTTGATGGTGGTGGCAGTGATGGCTCCCTAGATCTCTGTGCAGGGGTCTGCCTCATTGATGAATATGAAAGCATAATCTACCATACTTATGTCAAGCCACCAACTCCAGCCACAAATTATAG GTATCAAACAACGGGCATTCGAGCAGAATACTTAAGGGAGGCATTGCCGCTGAGCCAAGCGCAGAGGAAGATTCAAGACCTCCTCTACAATAGAGAGCCAATGCGGAAGCTTAGACCTACTGATGGAAAAGCCAGTATTCTTGTGGGTCATACTTTGGATCGTGACCTGAGCCTCCTACAAATAAATTACCCAGCAACAATGATGAG GGATACAGCAAAATATCCCCCACTGATGCAAACAAACAAGCTCAGCAACTCTCTTAAATACATAGCAAAAACATATCTTGG GTATGACATTCAAGCTGGCAGTGAAGACCCTTATGAGGACTGTGTTGCATCAATGAGGCTTTACAAAAGAATGAGATCCCAAGTTCACAAAAAGGGGAC ATCCACAAAAtgacaaaatcaaaacaattttgcATTATGGAGGCAAAGCGAACTTGAAAAGATGACCCCAGAACAACTATTGGAAATTTCAAGGTCTGATTTCTACTGTTGGTGCTTGGACTCTCAAGGTTAG
- the LOC126702817 gene encoding uncharacterized mitochondrial protein AtMg00810-like codes for MGTNRKMVEDFKKAMMKEFEMTDLGLMKYFLGFQVRQSTGEVFICQEKYIEDLLKKFHMVACKPVSTPMSSNEKLQQEDAVEKVDAKTYRSLVGSLIYLTNTRLDIVHSVSLISRFMNQPSKLHYVAAKRILRYLQGTKKLGILYKKENGNNLVGFTDSDWAGSLDDRKSTCGYIFCLGSNVIA; via the coding sequence ATGGGCACAAATAGGAAGATGGTTGAGGATTTTAAAAAGGCCATGAtgaaagaatttgagatgaCTGATTTGGGTTTGATGAAATACTTTCTTGGTTTTCAAGTGCGACAATCTACAGGTGAAGTTTTTATTTGCCAAGAAAAGTACATTGAagatttgcttaaaaaatttcacatggTAGCATGTAAACCAGTGTCCACACCTATGTCTTCTAATGAGAAATTGCAGCAAGAAGATGCAGTGGAAAAGGTAGATGCAAAGACATATCGAAGCCTTGTTGGTTCTTTGATTTATCTCACAAATACAAGGCTAGATATTGTTCATTCAGTCAGCCTTATATCAAGGTTTATGAATCAGCCTAGCAAGCTACATTATGTAGCAGCAAAAAGAATTCTTCGCTACCTACAAGGCACCAAGAAGCTAGGCATTTTGTACAAAAAGGAGAATGGCAACAATCTTGTTGGTTTCACTGACAGTGATTGGGCTGGATCACTTGATGACAGAAAAAGCACGTGTGGCTACATCTTTTGCTTGGGATCAAATGTGATTGCTTAG